One Pseudomonas sp. HOU2 genomic window carries:
- a CDS encoding D-cysteine desulfhydrase: MIKQQLDRFNRLNLLGQPTPLEKLERLSAWLGRDVYIKRDDLTPLAMGGNKLRKLEYLAADALAQGADTLITAGALQSNHVRQTAALAAKLGLGCAALLENPLGTDDSNYTGNGNRLLLDLFDTKVELVDNLDNADELLAALAVRLRSNGKKPYLVPIGGSNALGALGYVRAGLELAEQIKDTGLNFAAVVLASGSAGTHSGLALALSEALPQLPVIGVTVSRSEEDQRPKVQGLAERTAELLGVKLPEHFKVELWDEYFGPRYGEPNAGTLAAVKLLASQDAVLLDPVYTGKAMAGLLDGIGRQRFNEGPIIFLHTGGAPALFAYKDALSG; the protein is encoded by the coding sequence ATGATCAAACAACAGCTGGATCGCTTTAACCGTCTCAACCTGCTCGGCCAACCCACGCCACTGGAAAAACTCGAACGCCTGTCCGCCTGGCTGGGCCGCGATGTGTACATCAAACGCGATGACCTGACGCCGTTGGCCATGGGTGGCAACAAGCTGCGCAAACTCGAATACCTCGCCGCCGACGCCCTCGCCCAAGGCGCCGACACGCTGATCACCGCCGGCGCCCTGCAATCGAACCACGTACGCCAGACCGCCGCATTGGCGGCCAAACTCGGCCTGGGTTGCGCGGCGCTGCTGGAAAATCCGCTGGGCACCGACGACAGCAACTACACCGGCAACGGCAACCGTCTGCTGCTGGACTTGTTCGACACCAAGGTCGAGCTGGTGGACAACCTCGACAACGCCGACGAATTACTGGCCGCCCTCGCCGTGCGCCTGCGCAGCAATGGCAAGAAACCCTATCTGGTGCCGATCGGCGGCTCGAATGCCCTCGGTGCGTTGGGCTACGTGCGTGCCGGCCTGGAACTGGCCGAGCAGATCAAGGACACCGGGCTGAATTTCGCCGCCGTGGTGCTGGCCTCGGGCAGCGCCGGGACCCACAGCGGTCTGGCGCTGGCGTTGAGCGAAGCGCTGCCGCAATTGCCGGTGATCGGCGTGACGGTCTCGCGCAGCGAAGAAGATCAGCGCCCGAAAGTACAGGGGCTGGCCGAGCGCACGGCGGAGCTGCTGGGCGTGAAATTGCCGGAGCACTTCAAGGTCGAGTTGTGGGACGAATACTTCGGCCCGCGTTACGGCGAGCCAAATGCCGGGACACTGGCGGCGGTGAAACTGTTGGCCAGTCAGGACGCGGTGCTGCTCGACCCGGTGTATACCGGCAAGGCCATGGCCGGGTTGCTCGACGGGATCGGCCGTCAGCGTTTCAACGAGGGTCCGATCATCTTCCTGCACACGGGTGGGGCGCCGGCGTTGTTTGCCTACAAGGATGCTTTGAGCGGTTGA